DNA sequence from the Butyricimonas faecalis genome:
ATGACACCTTTATTATTCCTTGCGATCTTAACACGGGTTGTTTCGATCTCGACAAAATCACCTATCCCCTCGTGTTACGCCACTGGTCCACGGGAGACTGGTTCTGTCCGCTCGGTATGAAACGTAGTAAAAAGAAATTAAGTGACTTTTTCACAGACCTGAAATTCAGCGCTAAACAGAAAAAAGAATGCCTTATTCTACAATCTGGCAAAGACATTATTTGGGTAGTCGGTCATCGCATAGACGACCGCTACAAGGTATCTCCCGCCACAAAAAGAGTCCTAATTATCAAACAACTAAAAAGAATTTGATATGCCATAATCATGAAATAGAAAAAGAGGTCAATCGACCTCTTTTTAACACACTAACAATAAATTTACTACACTTATAAAAGCAAAAACATTTCCTTCAATTGCTGGGCAAAGATATATATTTAAAACGTTTGCGCAAACTTTTTTAAGAAAAAAAACGTTCGCGTATAACTAATCTAAAAGTTCTTTGTTTTTCATTTTTTTATCCATACATTTGTATGAGTTTATGACATTAAACGAGAGAGTTAACATCATTATTAACCAAATAATAAAAAAACAAATGTCAAAGATTAAAGTTGGTATCAACGGATTCGGACGTATTGGGCGTCTGGTTTTTAGAGCAGCAATGACAAGAAACGATATTGAAATCGTTGGGATTAACGACCTCATCGATGTCGATTACATGGTTTATATGTTGAAATATGACACCATGCATGGTCGTTTCAACGGAACCGTTGAAGCTAAAGATGGAAAACTCGTTGTAAACGGTCACGCAATCCGTGTTACAGCAGAGAGAAACCCGGAAGACTTGAAATGGAACGAGGTAGGCGCAGAATATGTAGTTGAGTCAACCGGACTTTTCTTAACCAAAGAAAAAGCAGAAGCTCACTTGAAAGCTGGGGCCAAAAGAGTCGTAATGTCCGCCCCGTCAAAAGATGATACCCCGATGTTCGTGATGGGTGTAAACCACAAAACTTACGCCGGACAAACTATTGTATCTAACGCATCATGTACCACGAACTGCTTGGCTCCGCTAGCGAAAGTAATACATGATAAATTCGGTATCGTTGAAGGTTTGATGACCACCGTACACGCTACCACCGCTACCCAAAAGACCGTTGATGGTCCTTCCATGAAAGACTGGAGAGGTGGACGTGCCGCTGCAGGTAACATCATCCCGTCATCTACCGGAGCTGCTAAAGCCGTGGGTAAAGTCATTCCGGAACTGAATGGTAAATTAACAGGTATGTCATTCCGCGTACCGACATTGGACGTTTCTGTTGTTGATTTGACTTGTCGTCTGGAAAAAGCCGCAACTTACGAAGAAATCAAAGCTGCCATGAAAGAAGCCTCTGAAAACGAACTAAAAGGCATCCTTGGTTACACCGAAGACGAAGTCGTTTCTTCTGATTTCTTAGGAGATGCACGTACTTCTATTTTCGATGCTAAAGCAGGTATTGCGTTAAATTCAAACTTTGTAAAACTCGTATCTTGGTACGATAACGAGTGGGGTTACTCCAACAAAGTTCTTGAGTTAATAGCTCATATGGCTACTGTAAAATAAAAAAAGGGGCAATCGCCCCTTTTTTAGTTCCTAAACTTACACACATAACCACATGGAAAACAACCAGCAGCAACGACCCTACAAATTGGGTTTGGCACTAAGCGGAGGAGGAGCGAGAGGTTTCGCTCATTTAGGAGTATACAAAGCAATGCAAGAACTGGGAATCAAACCGGATATTATTTCGGGAACCAGTGCAGGGGCAATAGCCGGACTCATATTTGCATCCGGTCATTCGGCAGAAGACGGGCTTGCATTTTTCAAAAACAAAAAACTACTTGACTTTGCACGTCCTTTGGTCTCCAAAACCGGTATCATGAATATGGCAGGAATGGAAAAAAAGTTATCCGAATTTATCCATATTGATACATTCGAAAAACTACAAATTCCCCTGGTCGTCACTGCCACCAACATGAATTTAGGTATACCCACACATTTCAGCACGGGAAAAGTAATTCCCTGCGTACTAGCCTCCTGTTCCATTCCGATCGTGTTCGTACCTGTCACGATCAATCACCAGCAATATTCGGACGGTGGAGTATTTATGAACCTACCCGTACGGCCCATCCGAGATTTGTGTGACATCGTCATCGGAGTCCATATTGACCCGCTGGAGCCTTGCAATCAAATCAAAAGCATGGTACATCTAGCAGAACGATCCTTTCACATGGGAATCCTATCAAACATGAGTATTGACACTCGCTTGTGTGACATCGTTATTATTCCCAAACACATCAGCCAATACAGCATGTTCGACCTCAACAACATCGATAAAATTGTGGAAGAAGGCTATCAACAAGCTAAAATCGTGTTCGCTCGTCCTAAGATCATGAAAAAACTAAGTGCACTCTCCCCTTGTAAAGGATGAGCCAAAGTGGGTTCATCGAAAATCCAACTTCACTAAATCTAAAAACTCCATGTTTCCCTCCTTACAAAACCTCGGAATATCCTCGTTGAACGAAATGCAAGAAACCTCGCTGAAAGCTCACAGAGAAACCGATCACATCATCCTGCTCTCTCCCACCGGATCGGGCAAAACGCTAGCTTTTCTGTTACCCTTACTAGAAAACCTCGACCCGGGTAACACGAAAGCACAAGCCATCATCCTGGCACCATCGAGAGAACTAGCCTTGCAAATAGAGCAAGTATTTCGCTCATTAAAAAGCGGCTTCAAGGTTGTATGTTGCTACGGGGGACACGACATTAACGAGGAAAGTCGTAGCCTATCATACACTCCCACGCTGATCATCGGGACTCCGGGACGCATACTTGACCACATCACCCGGGGAACAATCGACACGAATTCCATTTCCACGATCATCCTTGATGAATTTGACAAGGCGCTGGAATTTGGATTCCAAGAAGACATGGGAACCATCTTTTCGCACTTACCACACTTAAAAAAGCGTGTTTTAACCTCTGCAACATCAGCCGTCAAAATTCCGGAATTCACGGGACTTCATGATCCACTTGTACTTGATTTTCTGGAAAATGCAGAACCCATCAAGTTAACACTTAAAAGTGTATACACCGAAAGCTACAACAAACTTGACACACTCTACAAGCTACTCTGTGATCTAGAGGAAGGTCCTACTCTGATTTTCTGTAACTATCGAGAACGAGCAGAAGAAGTGAGTAACTACCTATGGGATAAAGGTGTGAACAACGAATATTTCCACGGGGGAATGGAACAGGAAGAACGCGAGCGAGTACTGTGCAAATTCCGTAACGGAAGTACTTACATCTTTATCTCTACCGACCTTGCATCCCGTGGTCTGGATATCCCGGAAATAAAGTATATTATTCACTATCACCTACCCGAAAAACCGGAAGCTTTTATACACCGAAATGGAAGAACAGCACGGATGAATGCAGCCGGAACAGCTTTCCTCCTGCTCGAAAAAGATACTCCGCTCCCAGATTATTTACCTGATGCCCCGGAAACATATTTGCCTGTCGGTAAGTATCCGGCCCCGGCAGAACCATACTGGTCCACCCTCTATATCGGAAAAGGCAAAAAAGACAAAGTAAACAAAATGGATATTGTCGGTTTTTTATGCCAGAAAGGAGAATTGAGAAAAGAAGAGATCGGTAAAATCGAAGTCAAGGACCATCACTCTTTTGTCGCTGTAAAACGAGGCAATCTAAGACAACTACTTTCCCTCATCCGAAGAGAGAAAATCAAAAATATGCGGGCTAAGATAGAAATTTCAAGGTAAATACTCCAGGCAAGTTTAAGAGGAAGAGGCTCTCAACTTATATATTCTTTCATTTTTTCCACGATCTTCGGATTACCCGACAATATCGCGATTCCCCGATCATCCCGGAATGGTTCAACATGTCCACCTGCCTCTTCCACGATAAGCACTCCGGCACATACATCCCAGAGTTTCAACCCCAATTCCCAATACCCATCCAGAAATCCGGCCGCCACCCCGCAAAGATCGTAAGCGGCAGAACCCATACGCCGTATTCCTCGCAAATGTGGCAAAATACGACTTAGATTATCGATATTATTCACGGGGTGTATTCCTTTGTCGTAAGGAAAACCGGTGGCTAAAACCGATCGATCGAGTTCTGTTTTATCAGAAACATGGATTAGAACATGATTCAAGAAAGCCCCTTTCCCCCGGATAGCCGTGTACAACTCGTCCAAGTAAGGAGCGTACACCACGCCGAGTAAAGTTTCTCCTCGATATTGTAGCCCGATAGACACGCAAAACACGGGTAACCCCTGACTGTAATTATTTGTCCCATCCAACGGGTCCACCACCCACAGATAGTCGCTATGAGCGTCATGCTCCCCACTTTCTTCCCCCAATACACTATGATCTGGAAAACACGTACCTATCCGCTCGATCAGCATGGATTCACTTAGTTTGTCCACCTTCGTCACGACATCATGCACCGTTGACTTCGTTTCTATATCCAAATGACCGCTTCTGAAGTAAGACCGTTGTACTTCTCCAACTTCCTTTGCCCACGCAACCGCAAGCTCCAACGTGTTTTCCAAATCAATATTCATAGCTTTTAGTCCTTTTGGGGATTTTTTTTGGTAAATATCACTTTAACCTTATATAAAAGTGTCGCATAAGGAGGTATCAAATATTGCCCTTCATAACTTTTTACCCCATTATAACCATATCCCATACCTGAAGGAACAAGAATATAAGCCTCCTCGTCAACCTTCAGTTTTACAACTCCTCGCTTGAAACCCTCAATCAAATTCGGGACATATAGTGTAACTTTTTCATCATCTTTCATCTCGGTAATCGCACGAAATTTATCATTGATTTCGTCCAAAATATAAGCATCATAATGTATAGTAACACTATCTGTTAATTCCACCTGTTGCTTATCAGTCTCAACATGTATTTTTGCTACTTGTGTAATTGTATCTTTGCCACTTTCTTCATTTAAAGGTAATTGTATGGGCTGTTCTTGTATCTCATCTTTTACTGATTCTAGAAAATTTTCTATCAATTTATTCTCATAAGCCAGCAAAGACATATCTTTAATCACTTTTTCTACCGTATATTCGTAATAGGAATAAGTCGTATTTCCAAAAAATCCAGGAGTCAGACTAGAATAAAGAGCTTCTGCTTTTGTTCCCTCCGGAATATAGGCAAAAACATCAGCCATTGGATTTAGTTCATTCTCATCCTCCTTCATAAACATATAGATAGGACCACCTAAAGCAACAAGTGGGGTCACATCAACACCAACAGCAAGATACTTATCAGAGGTATCTAATACTGTCCCATCAAGGGTTTTTCGAACATAATTATACAAGACAAAATCCCCATTCCCTGCAGTCATGCCATTCTCTTTGTAATTAAATACATATGCATTAGCAACAAAATTCTTTCCCCCGATCGAACCTTCATATTCAAAAAACTGCTTTGGACTTTTATCTTTTACATACTCAGCCAACTTTTCCTTTTCTTTCTCATGTTCTCCAAACCAATCATAACTATCGTCATCAGAACACCCCATGAAACCACTTGCCAGCAAAGCAAGCAACACAATTAAATAATTACTTTTCATTTTTCGTTTCTATTTAGCTGTTATTTTTCAAATCATTCTTCTTCCGTTTTAGGCGGAACTACTTTGCGAATCCGTATCCAATACCACAACGTTGAATATGGAGGAATTAAATATTGTTTTAACTTCGTACGATCTCGAAAAGTTATTTCCCGGGTTGTACCCCCTGCCCCGTAGGCCATTCCATAAGGCACAATAACATGTGCAGAATCCCCAGCTTGTAAACGCTGTAATCCTTTTACCAACCCTGCCGGATAATTTCTCTGCCAAGTCTCATTAAATAAGAAATAAATAGAATCACGCCCCATACTTCTCAACACCCGATTCTGCAACCCCACATCATCCAACAATCCGTAATCCATTTCCAACAAAACAGAATCCCCCACTTGAATATTCCGATCACCCGCACCTTTCTCCACAATAGCGGTATAAGTAACGGTATCCCGCTCCGTAACCGACGTAATTTCATACGTAGGAAAATCCTCATAAGGCTTTCTCACAAAAAAACTACTCCCCAAATAACTTTGAATCAACTCATATTCATTTACTTTCACATCGTTAATGAGCTTATGCGCTTTTAACTTATAATGTAACGGTTTCCCATAATTATTTTTATCTCCGGCCAAAATAGAGGGTACAATCATTTCCCCTCCCGTACTTCCTACACCAATATGTCGAAACGCTTCCGCCACATAATCATATTTCTTTACCGTGTCATAACGATAAAGTACCGGTCCTCCAAAGGCATAAGTGAACGTGGAATCCCCCTGTTCGGGAGACGTCGTATCCAATTTAGCTCCATTCAGATAAAATTTCTCGTAATCCATCAACACCCACCCTGTATCTTTAGCCACCTCACCACTATTATCGTAATTGAAAATAAAAACCGTATCGATCAACATACCATGCACACTATAATACTCAAGATAAAGAATAGGCGTGGTAATCTGACTCAGGTACTCGTGAATAGCAATCTTCTCATTTTCCAATGTATCAATCAAATCGAGCTCCTCTTCATCGTTATTACAACCGAAGAAAGTCAACGCAAACAAACTGCTTAATAGAATCAGAAATTTATTCATTATACTACTTATTATCTATTGGTACTTCTACCCATGCACCTTGATGCAAACGCATCGTGCTCTTTATTCCGACTTCCCGCAACCACTCGAATGCCAACGCCCGATTGTCATTTATCAACTGGGGCAAATGAGCATCAGAATTCACCATTACGGGAATATTCAACTCTTTCAACCACTTGAAATACTTCACGTTCGGGAACATCATTCCCTTTCTCGTGTATGCCTTCGTGTTCACCTCTACCATAACCCCTTTTTCCGCTATCAAGGACATATAATCCCACAACAACCGGTTATACCACTCTTGTTCCGTCAACGTGCTATCCATCAGTGAACCATTCATGGATATTTTATCCAAATGCGCCACGAAGTCAAAACCACCCAACTCCACCATCCGGGAAGATGCCTTGAAATAAGCCTTCACGAGACATTTCAGATCATCATGAAAAACCAAACGCAAGTTCTCCCTAAAATCCTCGAACTTCCCGTCCATGTCCATCATCTCTCCCGTCTGTTCCTCCGTTACAAGATGCACTGAACCGATACGATAATCCAACGGCAAACGCTGAAAATACTCTACCGCCGGTCCCCAATCATCATTGAGATAATCAATTTCCATCCCCCCGTAAAGCTCGATCTGCCCCGCGTATTTCTCTCGCAAACGCTTTATCTCCATCAAGTAAGCTTCTACATTCCTCTTGCTTAAAGACCAACGAGTCTCAAAAGGAAGCGGTGAGTGTGAAGAGATACCATAACTATGGAATCCCGCCTCGATGGTCGCTTTCACAAAATCCTCCGCCGGAGCTTTCCCGTCACAAAAATCACAATGACTATGATACGTGCATAAATCCATTAGCTACTCCTTCACCCAAGCATGAACAATTTCGGCCACGTACATCTTGTGGAAATCCTTTTGGCCGTACAGACTATCCACGACTTTTTTATCCAAAAAATCATCTTCCTTCAAGAAGTCGGCATATAATTTTTTACACTCCAACACCAACGTAGCCTCCTCGAAAGCCGGATTCCCAGCCTCCGTGAAATAGGGTGTCAACCCGCTTTCCTGCACCTTATTCACGTCACGTCCCGAAACAGAACCGCATACATCCAACGCATGACGGTACTTCTCGTCAAAAAACGACAAAGTAAACTCATCTTTTCTCTCAGTAAACTCAAACGTGTAACGTTGCGGACGCACGAATACCATCACCACGGGTTTATTCCACAAATACCCCATCGATCCCCAACTCGCCGTCATCATATTGAACTTCTCCTTATCCCCGGCAGCCACCAGCATCCAATCCTGCCCGATCAACTTAATCACGTTCTTGTCTATATCTTTCGGTGCAATCTTTTTCATATATCGTAAATCTAAAATTATTACATTCTCTCCGGCATCTCTATTCCCAACATACCCATGGCATTCTGTATCGCCACGCTACATTGCTGTGCCAGTAACAAACGCAAATTACGCACTTGCTCGTTCTCCTCCTTCA
Encoded proteins:
- a CDS encoding DEAD/DEAH box helicase; the encoded protein is MFPSLQNLGISSLNEMQETSLKAHRETDHIILLSPTGSGKTLAFLLPLLENLDPGNTKAQAIILAPSRELALQIEQVFRSLKSGFKVVCCYGGHDINEESRSLSYTPTLIIGTPGRILDHITRGTIDTNSISTIILDEFDKALEFGFQEDMGTIFSHLPHLKKRVLTSATSAVKIPEFTGLHDPLVLDFLENAEPIKLTLKSVYTESYNKLDTLYKLLCDLEEGPTLIFCNYRERAEEVSNYLWDKGVNNEYFHGGMEQEERERVLCKFRNGSTYIFISTDLASRGLDIPEIKYIIHYHLPEKPEAFIHRNGRTARMNAAGTAFLLLEKDTPLPDYLPDAPETYLPVGKYPAPAEPYWSTLYIGKGKKDKVNKMDIVGFLCQKGELRKEEIGKIEVKDHHSFVAVKRGNLRQLLSLIRREKIKNMRAKIEISR
- a CDS encoding FKBP-type peptidyl-prolyl cis-trans isomerase, whose translation is MKSNYLIVLLALLASGFMGCSDDDSYDWFGEHEKEKEKLAEYVKDKSPKQFFEYEGSIGGKNFVANAYVFNYKENGMTAGNGDFVLYNYVRKTLDGTVLDTSDKYLAVGVDVTPLVALGGPIYMFMKEDENELNPMADVFAYIPEGTKAEALYSSLTPGFFGNTTYSYYEYTVEKVIKDMSLLAYENKLIENFLESVKDEIQEQPIQLPLNEESGKDTITQVAKIHVETDKQQVELTDSVTIHYDAYILDEINDKFRAITEMKDDEKVTLYVPNLIEGFKRGVVKLKVDEEAYILVPSGMGYGYNGVKSYEGQYLIPPYATLLYKVKVIFTKKNPQKD
- a CDS encoding histidinol-phosphatase, yielding MDLCTYHSHCDFCDGKAPAEDFVKATIEAGFHSYGISSHSPLPFETRWSLSKRNVEAYLMEIKRLREKYAGQIELYGGMEIDYLNDDWGPAVEYFQRLPLDYRIGSVHLVTEEQTGEMMDMDGKFEDFRENLRLVFHDDLKCLVKAYFKASSRMVELGGFDFVAHLDKISMNGSLMDSTLTEQEWYNRLLWDYMSLIAEKGVMVEVNTKAYTRKGMMFPNVKYFKWLKELNIPVMVNSDAHLPQLINDNRALAFEWLREVGIKSTMRLHQGAWVEVPIDNK
- a CDS encoding patatin-like phospholipase family protein, coding for MENNQQQRPYKLGLALSGGGARGFAHLGVYKAMQELGIKPDIISGTSAGAIAGLIFASGHSAEDGLAFFKNKKLLDFARPLVSKTGIMNMAGMEKKLSEFIHIDTFEKLQIPLVVTATNMNLGIPTHFSTGKVIPCVLASCSIPIVFVPVTINHQQYSDGGVFMNLPVRPIRDLCDIVIGVHIDPLEPCNQIKSMVHLAERSFHMGILSNMSIDTRLCDIVIIPKHISQYSMFDLNNIDKIVEEGYQQAKIVFARPKIMKKLSALSPCKG
- a CDS encoding inositol monophosphatase family protein; the protein is MNIDLENTLELAVAWAKEVGEVQRSYFRSGHLDIETKSTVHDVVTKVDKLSESMLIERIGTCFPDHSVLGEESGEHDAHSDYLWVVDPLDGTNNYSQGLPVFCVSIGLQYRGETLLGVVYAPYLDELYTAIRGKGAFLNHVLIHVSDKTELDRSVLATGFPYDKGIHPVNNIDNLSRILPHLRGIRRMGSAAYDLCGVAAGFLDGYWELGLKLWDVCAGVLIVEEAGGHVEPFRDDRGIAILSGNPKIVEKMKEYIS
- a CDS encoding flavin reductase family protein, with protein sequence MKKIAPKDIDKNVIKLIGQDWMLVAAGDKEKFNMMTASWGSMGYLWNKPVVMVFVRPQRYTFEFTERKDEFTLSFFDEKYRHALDVCGSVSGRDVNKVQESGLTPYFTEAGNPAFEEATLVLECKKLYADFLKEDDFLDKKVVDSLYGQKDFHKMYVAEIVHAWVKE
- the gap gene encoding type I glyceraldehyde-3-phosphate dehydrogenase; the protein is MSKIKVGINGFGRIGRLVFRAAMTRNDIEIVGINDLIDVDYMVYMLKYDTMHGRFNGTVEAKDGKLVVNGHAIRVTAERNPEDLKWNEVGAEYVVESTGLFLTKEKAEAHLKAGAKRVVMSAPSKDDTPMFVMGVNHKTYAGQTIVSNASCTTNCLAPLAKVIHDKFGIVEGLMTTVHATTATQKTVDGPSMKDWRGGRAAAGNIIPSSTGAAKAVGKVIPELNGKLTGMSFRVPTLDVSVVDLTCRLEKAATYEEIKAAMKEASENELKGILGYTEDEVVSSDFLGDARTSIFDAKAGIALNSNFVKLVSWYDNEWGYSNKVLELIAHMATVK
- a CDS encoding FKBP-type peptidyl-prolyl cis-trans isomerase, with translation MNKFLILLSSLFALTFFGCNNDEEELDLIDTLENEKIAIHEYLSQITTPILYLEYYSVHGMLIDTVFIFNYDNSGEVAKDTGWVLMDYEKFYLNGAKLDTTSPEQGDSTFTYAFGGPVLYRYDTVKKYDYVAEAFRHIGVGSTGGEMIVPSILAGDKNNYGKPLHYKLKAHKLINDVKVNEYELIQSYLGSSFFVRKPYEDFPTYEITSVTERDTVTYTAIVEKGAGDRNIQVGDSVLLEMDYGLLDDVGLQNRVLRSMGRDSIYFLFNETWQRNYPAGLVKGLQRLQAGDSAHVIVPYGMAYGAGGTTREITFRDRTKLKQYLIPPYSTLWYWIRIRKVVPPKTEEE